From a single Lentisphaera profundi genomic region:
- a CDS encoding epoxyqueuosine reductase — MKNFDLTAIAKASGAISVACLDLNDPELQLALKNQGKSSQVWLDEGYGADMVYLQRMLEDKVNLQGTFPGAQSVIIITFTNKWGMEDAEHPFPPVADDALRGYISGYAKEQDYHRTGHEILTEIHQKLKLELGDFEAIPAVDTKPVFERFLAAYAGLGIIGPNDLLRTPERDVRVFIGSLFCNVKIPELKLKPEMPFPCHFCRACEKRGCPTGAIAEGKAFDSRLCISYLTIEKKGLLDKGQRDLMEEWLFGCDWCSVVCPPKEKEDKRIPVDLDWLLKSSAGEIRRLIKGSAVEYAGVQKLRRNAIVILRKSQDERAKELLQWCRENMQSELLLGQIDCD; from the coding sequence ATGAAAAACTTTGATTTAACTGCAATAGCAAAAGCTAGTGGAGCCATTTCGGTGGCTTGCCTCGACTTAAATGACCCAGAACTACAGCTAGCACTAAAGAACCAGGGAAAATCAAGTCAAGTGTGGTTAGATGAGGGCTATGGTGCTGACATGGTGTATTTGCAGCGCATGCTCGAAGATAAGGTGAATCTTCAGGGGACTTTTCCTGGAGCTCAATCCGTCATTATCATTACTTTTACGAACAAGTGGGGGATGGAAGATGCTGAACACCCTTTCCCTCCTGTCGCAGACGATGCTTTACGGGGATATATTTCTGGCTATGCAAAAGAACAAGATTACCACAGAACAGGCCATGAGATTTTAACTGAGATTCACCAGAAACTGAAATTAGAGCTAGGTGACTTTGAGGCGATTCCTGCAGTGGATACAAAGCCTGTATTTGAACGATTTCTTGCTGCCTATGCAGGTTTAGGCATTATAGGGCCAAACGATTTATTAAGAACGCCAGAACGCGATGTTCGCGTCTTTATAGGCTCTTTATTCTGCAATGTAAAAATACCCGAACTAAAATTAAAACCGGAAATGCCATTCCCATGTCATTTTTGTCGTGCCTGCGAGAAACGAGGTTGTCCTACAGGGGCAATAGCAGAAGGCAAAGCTTTTGATTCCCGACTGTGTATTTCTTATTTGACAATAGAGAAAAAAGGATTGTTAGACAAAGGGCAGCGAGATTTGATGGAAGAGTGGTTATTTGGCTGTGACTGGTGCTCGGTTGTTTGTCCACCTAAGGAAAAAGAGGATAAACGTATCCCCGTTGATTTGGATTGGTTACTCAAATCAAGTGCGGGCGAAATTCGTCGCCTCATTAAAGGAAGTGCCGTGGAATATGCCGGAGTGCAAAAACTGCGTAGGAATGCAATCGTGATTTTGCGTAAATCGCAAGATGAGCGTGCTAAAGAGCTTTTGCAGTGGTGCCGAGAAAATATGCAGAGTGAGTTGCTCTTAGGGCAAATTGATTGTGATTAG
- a CDS encoding DUF1592 domain-containing protein: MISKKIAISLALLCSSGALAKPIDFTTQIKPILEKNCIACHGIEKDKGDLRLHTHKFMIEGDVVEAGNIKESYLVDLISLDHDDDDIMPPKGKGEPLTKDQITLIKTWIAEGAKWPKGLELEDKAEPKGEVVQMKAKTKTFEHLVPIINQYCIECHNEDKQKGDFRIDNMDQDLVHGIHAQRWYEVLDIINLGEMPPKKADQLHDKERRLMIETLTAELQKAKEVRKGEISTVMRRLNNDQYNNTLKDLLGIDFDFARDLPEDAFSPEGFKNNGDTLDVSTLQMEYYLDITRKALNKVISSEKEPEIMNFKIDFGSSANPSHREQLTMGPGAQLIPTHEYKVSEPTPIHKYPFIHRKLKTDYVFSEGYKGNSTVKGDKEFKGLFHAVYPEMRSNKGKVIKEGVTLSPRGDLNFGKAGGNGPSGQMKLVLRDYPRSGPITIRVKASMGPNSTFMKNTNLSPSASFNEETKNFNGFSTILPDLQCIPSYPPNANMEKPKFIIEDTLKIEKAGHYQIDAQLLSELDGPINLRIGKTLLQNIKVKKGAQKLIVPIAISNLKKGDINIQITAKTKPQFAHFILSPLKGTDGKIKGLKKATRKSKDLAMVYKKNTIAKFNDKTGTFTGDALAFNISPARAIKEGEYELPKPIDHTINHSFSLADEGGLYQVELKLQKKPSSGINIHINNAAIKNVNFSYKDDKKIYAAGLIKLSKGHQHLHIYSRHDIPVSDVLLTKVSNLQTVQEFNEYSQNQYSYLRPYIGNRRDDGQEFRIVEQIQKVNAPLDSPQVYEFTTFIDDYPLPAYDPTNKNYLANLLHLGFWNTPWNQNKNTDLVIHSIEFESNAHKTWPSAQQKKIFIESKNSTNEALYAKEILANFLPKAFRRAISEEELKRHHKFWTIIYKHKKDFNESIKETLAIALSSPQFLYINEPEGTRSKQLTEYELASRLSYFLWNTMPDEELFSAASNGTLHRDIKQQIKRMIKDPRSFNFSKNFSSEWLDVERLERVVIDKKHSNGYNQDIKNSFKKETYSFFQHVLQNNFSIMNFIDSDYAILDWRLAQFYNLPPVDSLGFTATPVEAKHQRGGIITNGGLLTALSTGTHSSPIKRGVWLARKLVDSPPPKPPPNVPALDEENAALAKLTIKEQLQLHRDKAACRDCHMKIDPWGLPFEHYDTTGRIKAPSELISADTVFPDGTEVNGLNELKAYLINEKADLVSRSLVRHLSAYAMGRSLSFADDYEIKAILKDAKSSNYQIHSIIESIVKSDLFLKF, translated from the coding sequence TTGATCAGTAAAAAAATCGCCATTTCCCTTGCTTTGCTATGCTCTTCCGGAGCCTTGGCTAAGCCTATTGATTTCACGACTCAAATCAAACCCATCTTAGAAAAAAACTGTATCGCTTGCCACGGCATAGAAAAAGACAAAGGTGATCTCAGACTCCATACTCACAAATTCATGATCGAAGGTGATGTCGTTGAAGCAGGCAATATTAAAGAAAGTTATTTAGTCGATCTTATTAGCCTTGATCACGACGACGATGATATCATGCCTCCAAAAGGAAAAGGCGAACCTTTAACAAAAGATCAAATCACACTGATCAAAACATGGATTGCGGAAGGCGCAAAATGGCCAAAAGGTTTAGAGCTAGAAGATAAAGCAGAGCCGAAAGGTGAAGTGGTTCAAATGAAAGCTAAGACTAAAACTTTTGAACACTTAGTTCCAATTATTAATCAGTACTGTATCGAATGTCACAACGAAGACAAACAAAAAGGCGATTTCCGTATTGATAACATGGATCAAGACCTCGTTCATGGTATCCATGCTCAAAGATGGTACGAAGTCCTCGACATTATTAATCTCGGTGAAATGCCTCCAAAAAAAGCCGACCAACTCCACGATAAAGAGCGTCGCCTTATGATTGAAACTCTGACTGCGGAGCTCCAAAAAGCAAAAGAAGTTCGCAAGGGTGAAATCAGTACGGTCATGCGTCGCCTTAATAACGACCAATATAACAATACACTCAAAGATCTCTTAGGCATTGACTTCGACTTTGCGCGCGATTTACCCGAAGATGCTTTTTCTCCTGAAGGCTTTAAGAACAACGGCGATACTTTAGATGTATCCACACTTCAAATGGAGTACTATTTAGACATTACTCGCAAGGCTTTAAATAAAGTTATTTCTTCGGAAAAAGAACCCGAAATCATGAACTTCAAAATTGATTTTGGGAGCAGCGCTAACCCTTCACACCGTGAACAACTTACCATGGGCCCTGGCGCTCAATTAATTCCTACACATGAATATAAAGTAAGCGAACCTACCCCCATACATAAGTACCCCTTTATTCATCGGAAACTTAAAACGGACTACGTTTTCAGCGAAGGCTACAAAGGCAATAGCACCGTGAAAGGCGACAAAGAATTTAAAGGTTTATTTCACGCAGTGTACCCTGAAATGCGCAGTAATAAGGGCAAAGTCATTAAAGAGGGCGTAACTTTAAGTCCTCGTGGCGATCTCAATTTTGGCAAAGCTGGCGGCAATGGCCCCTCGGGCCAAATGAAGCTCGTCTTGCGGGATTATCCCAGGTCTGGCCCGATAACGATACGAGTAAAAGCCTCTATGGGTCCCAACTCAACTTTTATGAAAAACACTAACTTAAGCCCCTCTGCTTCTTTTAATGAAGAAACTAAAAACTTTAATGGTTTTAGTACTATTCTACCTGACTTACAGTGCATCCCTTCCTACCCACCTAATGCCAATATGGAAAAACCTAAGTTCATCATTGAAGATACACTTAAGATAGAAAAAGCGGGTCATTATCAAATCGATGCACAACTTCTTAGTGAACTTGATGGTCCCATCAATCTTCGCATTGGAAAAACCTTACTACAAAATATTAAAGTGAAAAAAGGTGCCCAAAAGCTCATCGTCCCCATCGCTATTAGTAATTTAAAGAAGGGTGATATAAACATCCAAATAACCGCGAAAACAAAACCTCAATTTGCTCACTTCATTCTTTCGCCATTAAAAGGTACTGATGGCAAAATTAAAGGTCTCAAGAAAGCCACCAGAAAATCCAAAGATCTAGCTATGGTTTACAAGAAAAATACGATCGCAAAATTTAATGATAAAACGGGTACTTTTACAGGAGACGCTCTAGCCTTTAACATAAGTCCGGCAAGAGCTATCAAAGAAGGCGAGTACGAATTACCTAAACCTATTGACCATACTATTAACCATAGTTTTTCTTTAGCAGATGAAGGTGGCCTGTATCAAGTCGAGCTTAAACTACAAAAGAAACCAAGCAGTGGTATTAATATACATATCAATAATGCAGCGATTAAGAATGTTAACTTTTCTTATAAAGATGATAAAAAAATCTATGCTGCTGGCTTAATCAAACTATCGAAAGGCCATCAACACCTACATATTTATTCTCGACATGATATCCCTGTAAGCGATGTACTTTTAACTAAAGTCAGCAACTTACAAACCGTCCAAGAATTCAATGAATATTCTCAAAACCAATATTCATATCTACGTCCTTATATTGGTAATCGTCGCGATGACGGCCAAGAATTTCGAATTGTTGAGCAAATACAAAAAGTTAACGCGCCACTTGATTCTCCTCAAGTATATGAGTTCACCACTTTTATTGATGACTATCCCCTTCCTGCCTATGACCCTACAAACAAAAACTATCTCGCTAATCTACTGCACCTTGGTTTTTGGAATACACCATGGAACCAAAATAAAAATACTGATCTCGTTATTCATTCAATTGAATTTGAAAGTAATGCTCATAAAACATGGCCAAGTGCACAGCAGAAAAAAATATTCATTGAATCGAAAAACAGTACTAATGAAGCCCTTTATGCTAAAGAAATCCTAGCTAATTTCCTTCCGAAAGCTTTCCGACGCGCCATCAGCGAAGAAGAACTCAAGCGTCATCACAAGTTTTGGACTATCATTTACAAGCATAAAAAAGATTTTAATGAAAGTATCAAAGAAACCTTGGCGATTGCTCTGAGTTCACCACAATTCCTTTATATCAATGAACCCGAGGGAACTCGAAGTAAGCAGCTAACAGAATATGAATTAGCTTCTCGCTTATCTTATTTCTTATGGAATACCATGCCTGATGAAGAACTCTTTAGCGCTGCCTCAAATGGAACTTTACATCGCGATATCAAACAACAGATCAAGCGTATGATCAAAGATCCACGCAGTTTTAACTTCTCCAAAAACTTCTCAAGTGAGTGGTTAGACGTTGAACGTTTAGAGCGTGTAGTGATCGATAAAAAACACTCTAATGGTTATAATCAAGATATTAAAAATAGTTTTAAAAAAGAAACTTATTCTTTCTTCCAACATGTCTTACAAAATAATTTTAGCATTATGAATTTTATCGATTCGGATTATGCGATTCTTGACTGGCGTTTAGCTCAATTCTATAATCTCCCACCAGTCGATAGCTTAGGATTCACAGCGACTCCAGTAGAAGCAAAGCATCAACGAGGTGGCATTATCACCAATGGCGGACTACTCACAGCTCTTTCTACGGGAACACATTCTAGCCCCATTAAACGTGGTGTTTGGCTCGCCCGTAAGCTCGTCGATTCACCTCCTCCCAAACCACCACCCAATGTCCCTGCGCTTGATGAAGAAAATGCAGCTTTAGCAAAACTCACAATTAAAGAACAGCTCCAGCTTCACCGCGACAAAGCCGCATGCCGTGACTGTCACATGAAGATTGATCCCTGGGGACTGCCTTTTGAGCATTATGATACGACGGGCCGAATTAAAGCTCCTTCGGAACTCATTTCAGCTGACACAGTCTTTCCTGATGGCACTGAGGTTAATGGTTTAAACGAATTGAAAGCCTATCTCATCAATGAAAAAGCCGATCTCGTTTCACGTTCTCTCGTGCGTCACCTAAGTGCTTATGCTATGGGACGTTCACTATCCTTTGCTGATGACTATGAAATCAAAGCTATTCTCAAAGACGCTAAATCATCCAACTATCAAATACATTCAATAATTGAATCGATTGTGAAGAGCGATCTATTCCTCAAGTTTTAA
- the tilS gene encoding tRNA lysidine(34) synthetase TilS: MIKSEFLRIDKRLVLFSGGADSMALLHLMKDLKQVDLVLHFNHNLRGAESDKDELFCTDFCKKHQLPFKSVSLDLASARQADEGDEQVARRLRLAYLEEHFTSWNIYLGHHQDDVQESFFMRAMRGANSSGLCALRKQRDLGSLHLIRPLLTYSREDLRAYLTKHELQWREDASNQDADYCDRNYLRNDLIPKLTQLGKGLKHTLKHIAEDDDFIRQQAAKELLEGLSVDGYRNLHSALKPRVLRLFLEQQAVHYVPTAASLQRLAKECENLPEAYKDIPLGEGVELRIWKNGEISLPPRTQSIEWDWGKQESIEFEGYRLFLSTSKSAEYFKLSELPKQFVLRTAQKGDKMKILGRKKSTLLSKLFSDAKLSQQERCSFPLLCTNDEIIYLPGLRRSEFAAVKKEHDHIGISYEKL; the protein is encoded by the coding sequence ATGATTAAAAGTGAATTTTTAAGAATAGACAAACGTTTGGTCCTCTTCAGTGGTGGTGCGGATAGTATGGCACTGCTGCATCTGATGAAGGATCTAAAACAAGTCGATTTAGTACTTCACTTTAATCATAACTTACGTGGTGCTGAATCCGATAAGGATGAACTCTTTTGCACTGATTTTTGTAAAAAACATCAACTCCCATTCAAATCGGTGAGTTTAGACTTAGCGAGCGCACGTCAAGCAGATGAGGGTGATGAACAAGTCGCACGTCGCTTGCGATTGGCGTACTTAGAAGAACATTTTACTTCGTGGAATATTTATTTGGGGCATCACCAAGATGATGTGCAGGAAAGTTTTTTCATGCGTGCGATGCGAGGGGCCAATAGCAGTGGTCTTTGCGCTCTTCGTAAGCAGAGAGATTTAGGCAGCCTACACTTGATCCGTCCATTACTTACTTATTCACGAGAAGATTTACGAGCTTATCTCACCAAGCATGAGCTTCAGTGGAGAGAGGATGCCAGTAATCAAGATGCCGACTATTGTGATCGCAATTATTTGCGCAATGACTTGATCCCCAAATTAACTCAATTGGGTAAGGGACTCAAGCATACTCTTAAACATATAGCTGAAGATGATGACTTTATTCGTCAGCAGGCAGCTAAAGAATTATTAGAAGGTCTAAGTGTTGATGGATATCGAAACTTACACTCAGCATTAAAGCCTCGCGTTTTACGTCTATTTCTGGAACAACAAGCAGTTCACTATGTGCCCACGGCAGCGTCTTTACAGAGATTAGCCAAAGAATGTGAGAATTTACCAGAGGCTTATAAGGATATTCCTCTGGGTGAAGGCGTAGAATTGCGAATCTGGAAGAATGGTGAGATCTCTTTGCCTCCAAGAACTCAAAGCATTGAATGGGATTGGGGAAAGCAGGAATCAATTGAGTTTGAGGGATATAGATTATTTCTCAGTACATCAAAATCAGCGGAATATTTTAAGCTGAGTGAGTTGCCGAAACAATTTGTTTTGCGAACTGCGCAGAAAGGCGATAAGATGAAAATTTTGGGACGCAAGAAAAGTACCTTGCTAAGTAAGCTTTTTTCAGATGCTAAACTCAGTCAGCAAGAGCGTTGCTCTTTCCCCCTTCTTTGTACTAATGATGAAATTATATATTTGCCTGGCCTTCGTCGTTCAGAGTTTGCTGCTGTAAAAAAAGAACACGATCACATTGGGATTAGCTATGAAAAACTTTGA
- a CDS encoding DUF1552 domain-containing protein, which yields MKNSKWKLPRRTFLKGLGVSLALPCLEAMGEEAQKEQDNIRRSCHMYFGNGVSLPPESNPAHKDWHWFPHETGSNYTMTEPLKPLAPFRNKVSIVGGLHHPNAALADVHVCSDFWMTGANLGGSEYANTISVDQVAAAEFRSKTRFPHLNISCDGGVGFKSRIGTISFDRNGRPIPSENDPKRIFERLFKQGSGSIDAQRKELNYEGKLVDMVLDNARELNKKLGKNDREKMEQYLSSVSEIEDNVNRSSKWLDTPIKDVDSSHLNLDVDMTIQPDKYYETMFDLISLAFEADLTRTATFMMTREDGMGIADTFSSILLKTGGHHSLSHGGNHEGGYLNWSRYDQFLVSRLAYFMKRLDSIKEGQSTALDNTILLFGSGCSSTHNFKNLPLILAGGSNMGLKHGSYTNYEDKLPMNNMHYSVLKALGIKTDSFGDSTGILKEIFA from the coding sequence ATGAAAAACTCTAAATGGAAATTACCACGCAGGACTTTTCTCAAAGGCCTTGGCGTATCTCTTGCCCTACCCTGTCTCGAAGCTATGGGCGAAGAAGCTCAAAAGGAACAAGACAATATTCGTCGCAGTTGCCATATGTATTTCGGCAATGGAGTAAGTCTACCTCCAGAAAGTAACCCTGCACACAAAGACTGGCATTGGTTCCCTCACGAAACGGGTTCAAACTATACAATGACAGAGCCCCTAAAACCTTTAGCTCCTTTCCGCAACAAAGTAAGTATCGTCGGTGGCCTTCACCATCCCAATGCAGCCTTAGCAGATGTTCACGTCTGTAGTGATTTTTGGATGACAGGAGCTAATTTAGGCGGTAGCGAGTATGCCAACACTATATCAGTTGACCAAGTGGCAGCAGCTGAATTCCGTTCAAAAACTCGCTTTCCTCACCTCAACATCTCTTGTGATGGTGGTGTTGGTTTCAAATCACGTATAGGAACTATTTCTTTCGATCGCAATGGTCGACCTATTCCCTCGGAAAATGATCCTAAAAGAATTTTCGAACGTCTCTTCAAGCAAGGATCTGGTTCTATTGATGCACAACGAAAAGAACTCAATTACGAGGGTAAACTTGTAGATATGGTTCTTGACAATGCTCGCGAACTCAATAAAAAACTCGGCAAGAATGATCGTGAAAAAATGGAGCAGTACTTAAGTTCTGTAAGTGAAATAGAAGATAATGTCAATCGTAGTTCCAAATGGCTTGACACCCCCATAAAAGATGTCGATTCGAGTCATTTAAACTTAGATGTCGATATGACTATCCAGCCAGACAAATACTATGAAACGATGTTTGATCTCATCAGCCTGGCTTTTGAAGCTGACCTCACACGTACTGCGACCTTTATGATGACTCGTGAAGATGGCATGGGCATTGCTGATACCTTCTCATCAATATTATTAAAAACCGGTGGTCATCATAGCCTTTCTCATGGAGGTAATCACGAAGGTGGCTATCTAAATTGGTCACGCTATGACCAATTTCTCGTATCACGCCTCGCCTACTTCATGAAACGCCTAGATAGCATTAAAGAAGGTCAAAGTACGGCTTTAGATAATACTATATTATTATTTGGCAGTGGTTGTAGCTCGACTCATAATTTCAAGAACCTTCCGCTCATCCTTGCTGGCGGTAGCAACATGGGCTTAAAGCATGGTTCTTACACCAACTATGAAGATAAGTTACCTATGAATAACATGCACTATTCCGTACTGAAAGCTCTTGGGATCAAAACAGATTCCTTCGGTGATAGTACCGGTATATTGAAAGAGATTTTCGCTTAA
- the cobO gene encoding cob(I)yrinic acid a,c-diamide adenosyltransferase, which translates to MTDSPHKEDMKKLQKEQREKVKSKLIDRGILIVNTGDGKGKSTAAFGTAMRAVGHGYKVAVVQFIKGNWSTGEQKIFEKFDEITHVVSGDGFTWDTQDKSKDIESAESGWQKVEALIEECRGDNPKYHLIVLDELNIALSYGYLDVKKVVDVLRDKPENLNIMVTGRGAPEELISIADTVTEMKPIKHAFDNGIQAQRGIEY; encoded by the coding sequence ATGACTGACTCCCCTCACAAAGAAGATATGAAAAAGCTCCAAAAAGAGCAAAGAGAAAAAGTAAAATCAAAATTGATTGATCGCGGCATTCTTATTGTTAATACCGGTGATGGCAAAGGTAAATCCACGGCAGCTTTTGGCACTGCAATGCGAGCAGTAGGGCACGGTTATAAAGTTGCCGTAGTACAATTTATCAAAGGCAATTGGTCTACTGGTGAGCAGAAGATTTTTGAGAAGTTTGATGAAATCACCCATGTAGTATCAGGAGATGGTTTCACCTGGGATACTCAGGATAAGAGCAAAGATATCGAGTCCGCAGAAAGTGGCTGGCAAAAGGTAGAGGCATTAATTGAAGAATGTCGTGGTGACAATCCTAAGTATCACTTAATCGTTTTAGACGAACTTAATATCGCGTTATCTTACGGCTATTTAGATGTAAAAAAAGTTGTCGATGTCCTCAGAGATAAGCCTGAGAACCTCAATATCATGGTGACCGGTAGAGGCGCTCCAGAAGAGCTTATCAGTATTGCAGATACTGTAACAGAAATGAAACCTATTAAGCATGCTTTTGATAATGGGATTCAGGCACAACGGGGTATTGAATACTAA
- the bluB gene encoding 5,6-dimethylbenzimidazole synthase — translation MSSLITMKESMPFNEQEKESFYRLLNARRDVRSGFLDKAVPDNVLQNILAAAHEAPSVGFLQPWNFIIIRSQATKQKIKEAYLQAKETEAELFSGARKDLYESLKLEGILEAPLNICVTCDRKRDDNNQLGRSTQGEMDIYSTVCAIQNMWLAARIEDVGMGWVSILEPMQIRKTLDIPDSVEIVAYLCLGYVDEFKDSPELETKGWNKRLDLEDLVRYETW, via the coding sequence TTGAGTAGCCTTATTACGATGAAAGAATCAATGCCATTTAACGAACAAGAAAAAGAATCTTTCTATAGATTGTTGAATGCACGTCGTGATGTGCGTTCGGGTTTTTTGGATAAAGCGGTTCCCGATAATGTATTGCAAAATATTTTAGCTGCGGCCCATGAAGCTCCTTCAGTGGGTTTTTTGCAGCCGTGGAATTTTATTATCATTCGTTCGCAGGCGACAAAACAGAAAATAAAAGAGGCCTATCTCCAAGCAAAAGAGACAGAAGCCGAATTATTTTCTGGAGCGCGAAAAGATTTATATGAGAGCTTAAAGCTCGAAGGAATTTTAGAAGCACCCCTCAATATATGTGTGACCTGTGATCGCAAAAGAGATGACAATAACCAGCTTGGTCGTTCGACTCAAGGTGAAATGGATATCTATAGTACAGTATGTGCTATACAAAATATGTGGCTTGCAGCCCGAATAGAAGATGTGGGTATGGGCTGGGTAAGTATATTGGAGCCCATGCAAATTCGTAAAACTCTTGATATACCGGATTCAGTAGAGATTGTGGCTTACTTGTGTCTTGGTTATGTAGATGAATTCAAAGATAGTCCAGAACTTGAAACTAAAGGCTGGAATAAACGCTTGGATTTAGAAGACCTTGTTCGATATGAAACATGGTGA
- a CDS encoding efflux transporter outer membrane subunit, which produces MPYKHLIICVFLVACNNIERDVKHRPEFISPKTFSEENLSPVLDITEKWWLSLNDSELNDFMDKVFSDNLDLAQSWARLRQAEARLGISRSDQKSKLDGIAEAQGNKRKVDGNDGKETSGSEEYKIGLKASYEIDLWDRISDQTSASEMDYESQKLAVHSTALLLSAEVVESWMVYKAISEQLDLLNQQIKTNEQSLDIIAHRQRRGLANIVDLFQQRQQVARVKSLIPNLEEQRDRLRLKLILLSGQNFDTQIDLGKLQLPQLKALPNSGIPSEILSQRPDVQQSWFQLQSSEFRLSGATKAKLPRLTLSAQANFNNQKFSRLFDNWFSNIMAGLTAPILDGGLLESEELLAKAKSDENYLNYKETALRALNEVEQALNAEKWRAEEISSVKTEVDYAKNTLDETRRRYRKGLSDYLPVLTALATHQQAQRTLTEVRAQLIVNRIEIHRSLGGSWDLEENMKLLPEAVKRNK; this is translated from the coding sequence ATGCCCTATAAACATTTAATCATATGCGTTTTTTTGGTCGCCTGCAATAACATTGAAAGGGATGTAAAACACCGACCTGAATTCATTAGCCCAAAGACCTTCTCCGAAGAAAACCTTTCTCCAGTTCTAGACATCACTGAAAAATGGTGGTTAAGCCTCAATGATAGCGAGCTAAATGATTTTATGGACAAAGTCTTTAGTGATAATCTAGACCTAGCTCAAAGCTGGGCACGCTTGCGACAGGCGGAAGCACGCCTAGGCATAAGTCGCTCTGATCAAAAATCAAAACTTGATGGAATTGCTGAAGCACAAGGGAATAAAAGAAAAGTCGATGGCAACGATGGTAAAGAAACTTCTGGTAGCGAAGAATATAAAATCGGATTAAAAGCAAGTTACGAAATTGACCTTTGGGATAGAATCAGTGATCAGACTAGCGCTTCTGAAATGGATTATGAATCACAAAAATTAGCCGTGCACAGTACCGCCCTACTCTTATCGGCAGAAGTGGTCGAAAGTTGGATGGTCTACAAAGCTATTTCAGAACAACTCGACTTACTCAATCAACAAATAAAAACGAACGAACAAAGCTTAGATATTATTGCTCATCGCCAAAGACGCGGCTTAGCAAATATTGTTGACCTCTTCCAGCAACGCCAACAAGTCGCTCGTGTCAAAAGTTTGATCCCTAACTTAGAAGAGCAAAGAGATCGTCTAAGATTAAAATTAATTCTACTCTCTGGTCAAAATTTTGATACTCAAATTGACTTAGGCAAGTTGCAACTACCCCAATTAAAGGCTTTGCCCAATAGCGGCATTCCTTCAGAGATTCTTAGTCAAAGACCAGATGTCCAGCAATCTTGGTTCCAACTTCAATCCAGTGAGTTTCGTCTCAGTGGTGCCACGAAAGCCAAGCTCCCACGTTTAACGCTCAGCGCCCAAGCTAATTTCAACAACCAAAAATTCAGTCGTCTTTTTGATAATTGGTTCAGCAATATAATGGCGGGTTTAACGGCTCCCATTTTAGATGGCGGTTTACTGGAAAGCGAAGAACTTCTTGCGAAAGCGAAAAGCGACGAAAATTACCTCAATTATAAAGAGACCGCACTAAGGGCTTTAAATGAAGTTGAGCAGGCTTTGAATGCTGAAAAATGGCGTGCTGAAGAAATTTCCAGTGTGAAAACTGAAGTGGATTATGCTAAAAATACTCTTGATGAAACGAGAAGACGTTATCGCAAAGGATTAAGTGATTACTTACCAGTACTTACGGCATTAGCCACTCACCAACAGGCCCAACGAACTTTAACAGAAGTACGCGCTCAACTCATTGTCAATCGCATTGAAATCCATCGTAGCTTAGGTGGTTCATGGGATTTAGAAGAAAATATGAAACTTCTTCCAGAAGCCGTAAAAAGGAATAAATAA